The following DNA comes from Phytohabitans rumicis.
GCTCCGGTCTCGCCGGCTGGGCCCCACAGCGCCCGCGTCGCCGCGAAGGCGCCGAGGACCATGGCGAGCGCCACGGCGAAGATGACCGCCATCCGGGTCGGGCTGCCGAAGAGCCAGGCGGAGCCCCGGGGTCTTCGGACCCGCTGGCCGCGGGACGGTGGTCCGGGCGGCCCGCCCAGCGCCGCCCGGGACGGGGTGAGCCCCATCGGCGAGGTCTCCAGGCGCGCCGCCAGCGTGCGCAGTTCCTGGCAGACCTCGGTCGCGGATGGACGTACGCCGGGATCGGTCCGCACGCACTCGTCGGCGATCATGCGCAGCCGGGCGGGCGGGTCGCCGGGGAGCATCTCGCCGAGCATCGTGCCGAAGGCGTACACGTCGCTGGGCGGGGCCGGCACCGCGCCGTCGGTCGCCTCGGGCGCGCGGTAGCGGAGCCGCTCGAACGGTTCGGGGTGCCGGCGGCCGGCGCGTACCAGTAGGCTCACCGAGAAGTCGGTCACCCTCGCCGGCCCGTTCCCCGCCGCCGGCACCACCACATTGGACGGTTTGACGTCACCGTGCACGATGCCGACCTGGTGCGCCGCGCTCAGCGCGTCGGCCACCGAGGCGGCCACCGCCGAGGCGGTGGCGGCGTCGAGCGGCCCGGACTTGGCCAGCCGCCGTGCCAGGTCCATGCCGGGCACCAGGTCGCTGACCAGCGCGAGTACGCCGTCCTCGACGACCACGTCCAGCAGCCGCGCGATGCTCGGGTGCCACAGCACGGTGAGCCCGGTCCGGGCGCGCTGGAACCGGTCGACCAGCCGCGGATCGTCGGCGAGATCGGGGTAGAGCATCTTCACGGCGACGGTACGGTCGGTGCCGAGATCCAGCGCCTGCCACACCTCGCCCGTGTCCCCGCTCGCCAGGAACTCATACAGCCTGTAACGGCCTCCCACCGTTCGAGTCACCGCGATCGTCCCCCACATATGACGGTTGGCCTGCAGGATTGTGACCTTCATGGTCACCAACCCATCCCCCGGCCCCGTATGTTCGTATCACTGTGCAACCAACATGGGTATAGGTGAAGGCCCAATGGCGGATTCTGTACTCCGGCACCGGCGCGGCAACCGCAGCCGGGGCATGGCCGTGGGCGCGGCTGCCGTGGCACTTCTCGTCGGCGGCGGCACCTTCGGCTACTTCCAGTACGCCGGCGGCGAAGAGGGCTGCACCGGTACGCCCGTGGTGATCAGCGTGGTGGCCTCGCCGGACCACTACCCGATCGTCAACCAGCTCACCGACCAGTGGAACGACGCCGGACCCACCGTCGACGGCCGCTGCGTCAGTGCCACCGTCCGCGCCATGCCGTCCAGCGCCGTCGCCGCCTCGCTCGGGCCCGGCTGGGACGAGGCCCGGGACGGCCCCCGCCCGGACGTGTGGGCCCCCGACTTCAGCGCCTGGTTCATGCTCGCCGCCGGGCGCCCGGACGCGGCCGGCATCCTGCCGGAGGGCAAGTCGCCGAGCCTGGCCACCTCCCCGGCGGTCATGGCCATGCAGCAGCCGATGGCCGAGGCGCTCGGCTGGCCGAAGCGGGAGCTCGGCTGGACCGACCTGGTCGGCGCGTTCGCGGGCGGCAAGACGTGGGCGCAGTTCGGCCACCCCGAGTGGGGTCCACTGCGGATCGGCATGGCGGATCCGACCCGCTCCGGCACCGGGCTCGTCACGGCGCTCACCGTCCTCGACCCGAACAACGACCAGACCATGGGCAACGACGAACTCTTCGGCGGCTTGTCGATCGCCCAGCTCACCACCACCAGCGCCGAGGACACGGCGACCCTGCTCCAGTCGTACGTCGACACGGCCACCAAGGACGCCGCCAACCTCCCGGCGGCGTTCCCGATCCTGGAGCGGGACCTCGCCGGGTACGCCGCGACCCAGCCGAAGGTGCCGCTCGTGCCGGTGTACCCGCGTGAGGGAGTCGCGTACGCCGACTACCCGTACGGCGTACTGCGCGCGTCCTGGGTCGACGAGATCCGCCAGCGGACCGCCGCCGACCTGCTCGCCTACCTGCAGCGCCCGGAGAGCCAGGCGGCGTACGAGGCGGCCGGCTACCGCGACGCCGCGCACGCCACGCCGAACACCACGCTGATCGCCGCCGACCGCGGCTTCCGGGCCACCGTGAACGCGCCGGAGCGTACGCCCACCGCCCAGGGTCTCAGCCAACTGCTCGGCATGTGGGGCGTGCTCCAGCGCCCGAACAACGCGCTGCTCCTGCTGGACACGTCCGGCTCGATGAACGACCCCGTACCCGGGACGAAGCAGACCCGGCTGCAGTTGGTGCAGAAGGCCGCGGCGACCGGTGCGAGCCTGCTCAACAACCAGACCACGGTCGGGCTCTGGGCGTTCGCGATCGACCTGACCGCGACCACCGACTACCGCGAACTCGTCGCCCCGGGCCCGGCCGGCGCCCCGGTCCGCGGCGTCCCCCGCCGCCAGGCCATCGCGGGCGCCGTGCAGGGGCTGCGGGCGGGCGGCGGCACCGGCCTGTACGACACGATCGCCGCCGCGTACCAGCGGATGTTGCAGGCGTGGCAGCCCAACGCGCAGAACGTGCTCGTCGTCATGACCGACGGCAAGAACGAGGACGAGGAAGGGCTGACGCTCGACCAGCTCACCAGCCGGCTCAAGGCTTCGGTACGAGCGGACCGGCCGCTGCCGGTCATCGGGATCGCGGTGGGGCCGAAGGCCGACGCGAACGCGCTGCAGGAGGTCTCCAAGGTGACCGGTGGCCGCACGTTCGTGGCGCGCGACGACGTCGGCGCGATCCAGCAGATCGTGCTGGCCTTCGCCGGACGGATCTCGTAGCGGGCTCAGTTCCTAGCGGTCCACCTGGGCGAAGTCCCAGGTGTGGGGCGGGCGGGCGGCGAGGCCGGCGGGCGGGTCCGGGAGCGGCACCGGCGCGCTGCGCCACTTGGAGATGACCACGAGGCGGTGGTCGGTGGAGGAGAAGACCTCGCTGGCGATGTGGAGCGGCTCGACCTCGATCCGCGGCAGGGCCGTGTCGCAGACCCACGCGATCAGCTCGCCGAACCGGGCCGGCTCGGCGCGTACCTCCCACATCCGGACGATCACGTCGCCGGACACTACACGCTCACGATCGTCAACGGCATGGCCGAGTCAGCGGGGAGGTCCAGCCTGCTCGGGGCGACGCCCGACGCGACGAGGTGCGCACCGAGGGCCGCCACCATCGCGCCGTTGTCCGTACAGAGCTTGGGGCGCGGCGCCCGCACCACGATGCCGTACTTGGCGCAGCGCTCCTCGGCGAGCGCCCGCAGCCGCGAGTTCGCCGCGACCCCGCCGCCGATGACCAGCGTCTCGATCCCCCGCTCGCGGCACGCGTCGATCGCCTTGGCGGTGAGCACGTCGCACACGGCCTCCTGGAACGCCGCCGCGACGTCGGCGACCGGCACCGGCTCGCCGGCGCGTTCGCGCGCCTCGACCCAGCGGGCCACCGCCGTCTTCAGGCCGGAGAACGAGAAGTCGTACCGGTGCCGTTCCAGGTCCTTGGGCGCGGTGAGCCCGCGCGGAAAGGCGATCGCGTCGCGGTCGCCGTCGCGCGCCGCGCGGTCGATCGGCGGTCCACCCGGGAACGGCATGCCGAGCAGCCGGGCCACCTTGTCGAACGCCTCGCCGGCCGCGTCGTCGATCGTCGCGCCGAGCGGGGTCACGCCGTTGGCGAGGTCGTCCACCTCCAGCAGCGAGGAGTGGCCCCCGGAGACGAGCAGCGCGATCGACCGCTCGGGCAGCGGCCCGTGCTCCAGCGTGTCGACGGCCACATGGGCCGCCAGGTGGTTCACGCCGTAGATCGGCTTCTCGGCCGCGAGCGCGTACCCCTTGGCGGCCGCGACACCCACCAGCAGCGCCCCGGCAAGGCCGGGCCCGGCGGTGACCGCGATGGCGTCGATGTCGGCCAGCGTGACCCCGGCCTCGTCCAGCGCCCGCCGCATCGTCGGCACGATGGCCTCCAGATGGGCGCGGCTGGCCACCTCGGGCACCACCCCGCCGAACCGGGCGTGCTCGTCGACGCTGGACGCCAGGGCGTCCGCGAGCAGCGTGTGGCCGCGCACGATCCCGACCCCGGTCTCGTCACACGAGGTCTCGATTCCCAGAACTAGCGGTTCAGCTGTCATCTCTCATCATCACGAGTGCGTCGGTGTTGCTCGGTTGGTAGTAGCCGCGCCGGATCCCGACCGGCTCAAAACCGTACATCGCGTAGAGCTTCTGCGCGGGCGCGTTGTCGACCGCGACCTCCAGCAGGACCTTGCCGACGCCGCGCTGTTCCGCCTCGGCGAGCAGCGCCTCCAGCAACGCCCGACCGATGCCGCGCCGCTGGGCGTCCCGCCGGACCGCGATGTTCTGTACCCACGCCTCCGCCGGCGACTGGACCGCCAGCCCGGCGTACCCCAGCACGCCGCCGGTCTGGTCGCGGACGACCAGGTAGTGGTGGCTGTTCGCGAGCTCGTTCCAGAACATCGCCGCCGACCACTGCTCGGGCCCGAAGAGGTCCGCCTCGATGCCCAGCACCTCGGCAACGTCCCACCAGCGAAAACGCTCTACCTTCATCGCAGGACAGGCTTGCGGGCGGCCTGCGCCACCGCGTCGGGCCGGCGCAGGTACAGCGGAGTGAGGCGCTCGGTCGGCGCCTTCGCCAGGACACGCTCGGCGGCCAGCGCCACGAGCGCGTCGGCCAGCGGATACCGGGGTTCGTCGCGCACGGGCAGGCCCAGGACGTCCGCGTACCGGTGGGCGCCCTCGCCGACCGCGGCGGTCACCCCCAGCGCGGCCACCCGCTCGGCGACCACCGCCGGCAGGTCAACCGCCGGCTCGGTCAACGGCGTGCCGCCGTCGTACGCGGCCCAGTAGATCTCGCGGCGCCGCGCGTCGGTGGCCACCAGCACCCGCCCCTCAACCTGGCCGACAGCGTCGAGCGAGCAGACGCCGTACGTCGGGACATCCAGCGCCTGACCCATGCTGGCCGCCGTGACCAGGCCGACCCGCAGCCCCGTGAACGGCCCCGGCCCGACGCCCGCCACGATCGCCGAGAGATCCCGCGACCGCACGCCGGCCTCACCGAGCACGGCATCGACGGCCGGGGCGAGCAGCTCACCGTGCGCCTTTGCGTCAACGATTCGCCGCCGGGCGCGCAGCGCGAAGCCGTCGTCGGAGACCTCCGCCAGCGCCGCCGTCACCGCGGGCGTCGACGAGTCCACCACCAGTACGAGCACGATATGCACCCTATCCGGCCCCTTGGCCGCCGCTCCCACGCCCCGCTCCTCGCCCCCGCCCGTCGCCCTAGCCCCGTCGATCAAGGACAAACGGTCGTGCTTTGATCTCCAATCCACGACCGTTTGACCTTGATCGACGCGGATTCCCTTGATCGGCGAGCGAGCAGGTGCCCTGCGTGGACCTTGGTATCCCAGCGCCCCTCTGGGGGCCGCAAGATACCAAGGTCGTTCCCCACGAGCTACGCCCAAACCACCTCACCTCGTCGATCAAGGGATCTCCCGTCGATCAAGGGCATATGGCTGTGGTTTGGAGATCAAAGCACAACCGTTTGCCCTTGATCGACGGGGCGAGGGCGACGGGCGAGGGCGACGGGCGCGGGGCGAGGGGCGACGGGGGCGGCAGGGGGCCGCTGCAACTCCTAGAGCGCGGCCCAGTCGATGGTGAGGAGGCCGGCGTCGGCCAGGGCCTTGTTGGTGGCGCTGAAGGGGCGGCTGCCGAGGAAACCGCGCGGGTTCATCGGGCTGGGGTGGCCGGCTTCCAGGACCACGTGGTCGGGGTTGGTGATGAGGGCGCTCTTCTTGCGGGCGTACCCGCCCCACAGCAGGTAAACCACGCGGCCCGGGCGGGCGTTGAGGGCGCGGATGGTGGCGTCGGTGAAGTCTTCCCAGCCGCGGTTGGCGTGCGAGCCGGGCTTGCCCTCGCGGACGGTCAGCACGGCGTTGAGCAGCAGTACGCCCTGCGCCGCCCAGCCGGACAGGTCCCCCGAGCGTTGCACCGGTACGTCCAGGTCGGCGGCCAGCTCCTTGAAGACGTTGCGCAGCGATGGTGGCGCCGACACGCCGGGCCGGACGCTGAAGCTCAGTCCGTGCGCCTGGCCCGCGCGGTGGTACGGGTCCTGGCCGAGGATCAGCACGCGGCACTGCTCGGGCGCGCACAGCCGGTAAGCGGAGAACAGGTCGTCCTGGGGCGGGAAGACGGTCTGCGCCGCGTACTCGCCCGCGACGAAGGTGCCCAGCTCGGCCGTGCGGGCCGGGTCGAGGTGCGGCTCGACGGCCGTACGCCAATCGGTCGGCAACAGGTCCAGCAGGTCGAGCGTCACAGGCCCTCCAGGCGAGCCGCCCAGTCACCACCGCTGGGCACGAGTTCGATCATGCGGGAATCGTCGTCGCGGCGGTCGATGCGCACCCCCAGGTACGCGTCGGACAGCTGCTCGACCATGCCCTCGCCCCACTCGACCACGGTGACCGAGTCGTCCACCGAGGCGTCCAGGTCGAGGTCGTCGATCTCCGCACGCGGGTCGACCGCCGAGCCTAGCCGGTAGGCGTCCGCGTGGACGAGCGCAACACGGCCACCCTTCGCGGGGTCGGGTCGGTGCACCCGGGCGATGACGAAGGTGGGCGAGGTGACGTCGCCGCGTACCCCCAGGCCGGCGCCGATGCCGCGCACCAGCGCGGTCTTGCCCGCGCCCAGCGGGCCGGTCAGCACGACCAGATCTCCGGCGCGGAGCACGCCGCCGAGCCGGCGGCCAAAGCCCTCTGTGTCTTCAACGGTGGGTAGCGAGATCACGCGGTCAGCTTCTCCAAGAACTCGACGAGGGCGGCGTTGACCTCGTCGGCGTGTTCGAGCATCACGACGTGCCCGCTGTCGGGCACCTTGACGAACTCGGCCTCCGGCAGGTGCCGGACGATCTCCTCCGAGTGGGTCACCGGCGTGATCATGTCCTTGTCTCCGACGATGACGAGCGTGGGCGTGTTTCGCAGCGCCTTGAGCGCCGGATAGCGCGCGTGCGTGTAGAGCGTACGCAGGTACCGCGCGACGGTCTCGGCCGACGTGCGGGAGTTCATGTCCTCCACATAGGACACCAATGCCGGGCTGGGCCGGGGGTTGCCGAAGCCGTACCGCCGGGTGAGCAGCCAGGCCAGGTCGGACGACGCCTGGCGGGCTCGGTCGATCACCCCGCCGCTGAGCCGGGTCGCGCTGTTGACCAGCGGCAGCAACGGCGTACCGGCGCGGGCGATGAGGGCGGGCAGGCCGAACTTGGTCTCCTCCAGCCGGCCACCCGACGTGGCCATCAGCACCGTGGCCACCACCCGGTCGCCGAAGAGCTCCGGGTACCGCTCGGCGAACGCCATGACGGCCATGCCGCCCATCGAGTGCCCGATCAGGATCAGCGGGCCGTCCGGCACCGTCTCGTCGATCACCGCGTGCAGCGCCTCGGCGAGCGCGGGCAGCTCGTACTCGCCGGTCTCCAGCTTGCCGGAACGGCCGTGGCCCGGCTGGTCGTAGAAGACCATCCGGTAGTCCCCGCGGCGGGTCAGCTCCTTGCGCTGGAAGTGGAACGTGCCCATGTCCAGGCAGAAGCCGTGCACGAAG
Coding sequences within:
- a CDS encoding DUF6318 family protein, which gives rise to MKVTILQANRHMWGTIAVTRTVGGRYRLYEFLASGDTGEVWQALDLGTDRTVAVKMLYPDLADDPRLVDRFQRARTGLTVLWHPSIARLLDVVVEDGVLALVSDLVPGMDLARRLAKSGPLDAATASAVAASVADALSAAHQVGIVHGDVKPSNVVVPAAGNGPARVTDFSVSLLVRAGRRHPEPFERLRYRAPEATDGAVPAPPSDVYAFGTMLGEMLPGDPPARLRMIADECVRTDPGVRPSATEVCQELRTLAARLETSPMGLTPSRAALGGPPGPPSRGQRVRRPRGSAWLFGSPTRMAVIFAVALAMVLGAFAATRALWGPAGETGAGEPTGVPAAAPGGAASSAGSNAPPLPAGAAAHTREGGIEFVRHWFDMLTHAQQTGDTTDLAAITSADCADCRGVTDTIKSAYDSGGSLRGGAYLVRGVTTNSLFTLDRPIYEATIDRGPRATLDRTGVERASLAGLTVASCQVILEWRDGGWRLLSVPTPGCVA
- a CDS encoding substrate-binding domain-containing protein, yielding MADSVLRHRRGNRSRGMAVGAAAVALLVGGGTFGYFQYAGGEEGCTGTPVVISVVASPDHYPIVNQLTDQWNDAGPTVDGRCVSATVRAMPSSAVAASLGPGWDEARDGPRPDVWAPDFSAWFMLAAGRPDAAGILPEGKSPSLATSPAVMAMQQPMAEALGWPKRELGWTDLVGAFAGGKTWAQFGHPEWGPLRIGMADPTRSGTGLVTALTVLDPNNDQTMGNDELFGGLSIAQLTTTSAEDTATLLQSYVDTATKDAANLPAAFPILERDLAGYAATQPKVPLVPVYPREGVAYADYPYGVLRASWVDEIRQRTAADLLAYLQRPESQAAYEAAGYRDAAHATPNTTLIAADRGFRATVNAPERTPTAQGLSQLLGMWGVLQRPNNALLLLDTSGSMNDPVPGTKQTRLQLVQKAAATGASLLNNQTTVGLWAFAIDLTATTDYRELVAPGPAGAPVRGVPRRQAIAGAVQGLRAGGGTGLYDTIAAAYQRMLQAWQPNAQNVLVVMTDGKNEDEEGLTLDQLTSRLKASVRADRPLPVIGIAVGPKADANALQEVSKVTGGRTFVARDDVGAIQQIVLAFAGRIS
- the tsaD gene encoding tRNA (adenosine(37)-N6)-threonylcarbamoyltransferase complex transferase subunit TsaD translates to MTAEPLVLGIETSCDETGVGIVRGHTLLADALASSVDEHARFGGVVPEVASRAHLEAIVPTMRRALDEAGVTLADIDAIAVTAGPGLAGALLVGVAAAKGYALAAEKPIYGVNHLAAHVAVDTLEHGPLPERSIALLVSGGHSSLLEVDDLANGVTPLGATIDDAAGEAFDKVARLLGMPFPGGPPIDRAARDGDRDAIAFPRGLTAPKDLERHRYDFSFSGLKTAVARWVEARERAGEPVPVADVAAAFQEAVCDVLTAKAIDACRERGIETLVIGGGVAANSRLRALAEERCAKYGIVVRAPRPKLCTDNGAMVAALGAHLVASGVAPSRLDLPADSAMPLTIVSV
- the rimI gene encoding ribosomal protein S18-alanine N-acetyltransferase — translated: MKVERFRWWDVAEVLGIEADLFGPEQWSAAMFWNELANSHHYLVVRDQTGGVLGYAGLAVQSPAEAWVQNIAVRRDAQRRGIGRALLEALLAEAEQRGVGKVLLEVAVDNAPAQKLYAMYGFEPVGIRRGYYQPSNTDALVMMRDDS
- the tsaB gene encoding tRNA (adenosine(37)-N6)-threonylcarbamoyltransferase complex dimerization subunit type 1 TsaB, which produces MLVLVVDSSTPAVTAALAEVSDDGFALRARRRIVDAKAHGELLAPAVDAVLGEAGVRSRDLSAIVAGVGPGPFTGLRVGLVTAASMGQALDVPTYGVCSLDAVGQVEGRVLVATDARRREIYWAAYDGGTPLTEPAVDLPAVVAERVAALGVTAAVGEGAHRYADVLGLPVRDEPRYPLADALVALAAERVLAKAPTERLTPLYLRRPDAVAQAARKPVLR
- the ung gene encoding uracil-DNA glycosylase; translation: MGGSPGGPVTLDLLDLLPTDWRTAVEPHLDPARTAELGTFVAGEYAAQTVFPPQDDLFSAYRLCAPEQCRVLILGQDPYHRAGQAHGLSFSVRPGVSAPPSLRNVFKELAADLDVPVQRSGDLSGWAAQGVLLLNAVLTVREGKPGSHANRGWEDFTDATIRALNARPGRVVYLLWGGYARKKSALITNPDHVVLEAGHPSPMNPRGFLGSRPFSATNKALADAGLLTIDWAAL
- the tsaE gene encoding tRNA (adenosine(37)-N6)-threonylcarbamoyltransferase complex ATPase subunit type 1 TsaE; amino-acid sequence: MSLPTVEDTEGFGRRLGGVLRAGDLVVLTGPLGAGKTALVRGIGAGLGVRGDVTSPTFVIARVHRPDPAKGGRVALVHADAYRLGSAVDPRAEIDDLDLDASVDDSVTVVEWGEGMVEQLSDAYLGVRIDRRDDDSRMIELVPSGGDWAARLEGL
- a CDS encoding alpha/beta fold hydrolase, which gives rise to MSRLGALASQSMRKRAGLLGAVVGVAAVGVAAGVVAERALVRRSKRGTTDRYADEDFGQQAYDESTTVTTADGTDLYVEIVEPADGVELDAQFAASVTGAGSSLEPTLVFVHGFCLDMGTFHFQRKELTRRGDYRMVFYDQPGHGRSGKLETGEYELPALAEALHAVIDETVPDGPLILIGHSMGGMAVMAFAERYPELFGDRVVATVLMATSGGRLEETKFGLPALIARAGTPLLPLVNSATRLSGGVIDRARQASSDLAWLLTRRYGFGNPRPSPALVSYVEDMNSRTSAETVARYLRTLYTHARYPALKALRNTPTLVIVGDKDMITPVTHSEEIVRHLPEAEFVKVPDSGHVVMLEHADEVNAALVEFLEKLTA